A stretch of the Leishmania infantum JPCM5 genome chromosome 30 genome encodes the following:
- a CDS encoding RNA pseudouridylate synthase-like protein, translated as MPRELRYCRPRRDPDESLLAYLSTKFTYLAETQWRQHIAAGDISVNGETLTDGSYVLRQGDMLRFAPPRSFEPPVDSKHIEVLYEDSTLMVVTKNGNLPVAEGGRYCENTLVEVLRRRGAAAFYTASTRTSFAATHEDTEKVSDTLTHAGKIAEASVRAEGSTAMDACGKGAEIATSSPSRRRLEDGLHMTSAAGSAPCASVPLSGTPTVQQRSPLDLFTVQRLDKETSGVVVLAKNSFSARTLASRLEAQTKGCTDAVESRLRERGHAVALSSDTFDELVRLKAQSVHKTYTAVLRGAAPEDHTFVVVNYMDCMAKHPTHSWEAQHTQLKKLKMCCEPMKEMLFSHAAASLPKPPKEQQMRWGKLAVTRIRVLASNRKLGLTCVQVELLTGRSHQIRLHCAAVGYPVLGDKLYTTTTPGREGGATAVSDAVYLERVRREDDPFLPIEDDVSGAGGTSRNGKMWCRRHLLHATRITFAHPDISPARLMTFMASPVPFFTADVRFECEEDSSLFSQWLTRAVSRPLERAETSQN; from the coding sequence ATGCCACGCGAGCTGCGCTACTGCCGTCCAAGGCGCGACCCCGACGAGTCCCTACTCGCATATCTATCCACGAAATTTACCTATCTAGCGGAGACGCAGTGGCGTCAGCACATCGCAGCCGGTGACATCAGCGTCAATGGGGAGACACTCACTGATGGGTCCTATGTGCTCCGGCAGGGCGACATGCTTCGCTTTGCCCCGCCGCGCTCCTTCGAGCCGCCTGTGGACAGCAAGCACATTGAGGTCCTCTACGAAGACTCGACGCTGATGGTTGTTACCAAGAACGGTAACCTGCCGGTCGCGGAGGGGGGTCGCTACTGCGAGAACACGCTGGTGGAGGTTCTGcgacgccgtggcgctgctgcgtttTACACGGCCTCCACGCGTACAAGCTTCGCCGCAACACATGAGGACACGGAGAAGGTGTCTGACACACTCACTCACGCTGGTAAAATTGCTGAGGCCTCAGTGCGAGCTGAGGGCTCGACCGCGATGGACGCGTGCGGCAAAGGCGCTGAAATTGCTACTTCATCTCCTTCCCGACGGCGCCTGGAGGACGGCTTGCACATGACTTCCGCGGCCGGCTCAGCGCCGTGCGCCTCTGTGCCGTTGTCCGGGACACCAAcagtgcagcagcgaagCCCCCTCGATCTTTTCACAGTCCAGCGGCTGGACAAGGAAACCTCGGGTGTTGTGGTGCTTGCAAAGAACAGCTTCAGCGCAAGAACTTTGGCGTCGAGACTGGAGGCGCAGACGAAAGGCTGTACGGACGCAGTGGAGTCGCGACTGCGCGAGCGTGGCCACGCCGTGGCGCTCAGTTCCGACACTTTCGACGAGTTGGTTCGGCTCAAGGCGCAATCAGTGCACAAGACCTACACGGCGGTGCTTCGAGGTGCCGCCCCAGAGGACCACACCTTTGTTGTGGTGAACTACATGGACTGCATGGCGAAGCACCCCACGCACTCATGGGAGGCGCAACACACGCAATTAAAGAAGCTAAAAATGTGCTGTGAACCGATGAAAGAGATGCTCTTctcgcacgcagcagcatcttTGCCGAAACCGCCCaaggagcagcagatgcggTGGGGCAAGTTGGCTGTAACTCGCATTCGCGTCTTGGCGAGCAACAGGAAGCTGGGACTGACATGTGTGCAGGTGGAGCTTCTCACCGGTCGAAGCCACCAGATTCGCCTGCactgcgccgctgtcggtTACCCGGTGTTGGGCGACAAGCTCTacacgacgacgacacctGGAAGAGAGGGTGGTGCCACCGCAGTGTCGGACGCGGTGTACCTCGAGCGCGTTCGGCGGGAAGATGACCCATTTCTCCCCATCGAAGAcgacgtcagcggcgccggtggcaccAGCAGAAACGGCAAAATGTGGTGCCGGCGCCACTTGCTGCACGCGACGCGGATCACCTTTGCACATCCAGATATTTCGCCGGCGCGCTTGATGACGTTCATGGCGTCGCCAGTGCCCTTCTTCACCGCGGATGTGCGTTTCGAATGCGAGGAGGACTCTTCGCTGTTCTCCCAGTGGCTCACACGTGCCGTCTCGCGGCCCCTGGAGAGGGCGGAGACTTCGCAGAACTGA